From Desulfovibrio sp., the proteins below share one genomic window:
- the hisC gene encoding histidinol-phosphate transaminase, translating to MFEISVRQEILALKAYVPGLSIAEIQQKYNLAKVIKMASNENPLGMSPLACDAVQRHAAMGFRYPQGGNPRLAAALGKLHGVDARRIVVGNGSDEIIDLLIRILAEPGVHNLVCFEPCFSIYPIQGRVCGVEVRRQPLNDDFSFNFDALLARVDANTRLVFVTTPDNPSGYCPPREDVAQLAEKLAKIAPACLLVVDEAYMDFAENEPESSLLASGHLPENTAFMRTFSKSFGLAGLRVGYGILPPAIADYCWRARLPFSVNILAEEAALAAQKDTTFYALTMQTVRQGRNALTVGLTALGCYVWPSAANFILFQLPQNTLKAEDCFEALLRRGIIIRPLKSYNLPNHLRVSVGNEQENRAFLLAMDEILLENRHAEADAAPRGHK from the coding sequence ATGTTTGAGATCAGCGTGCGGCAGGAAATTCTTGCCCTGAAGGCCTATGTTCCCGGTCTGTCCATTGCCGAAATTCAGCAGAAGTACAATCTCGCCAAGGTCATCAAGATGGCCAGCAACGAAAATCCGCTGGGCATGTCGCCCCTGGCGTGTGATGCCGTACAGCGGCACGCGGCCATGGGCTTTCGCTATCCCCAGGGGGGCAATCCCCGCCTTGCGGCGGCGCTGGGGAAGCTCCACGGTGTTGATGCCCGCCGCATCGTGGTGGGCAACGGCTCCGACGAGATCATAGACCTGCTCATCCGCATCCTGGCAGAACCCGGCGTGCACAACCTGGTCTGCTTTGAACCCTGCTTCAGCATCTACCCCATCCAGGGGCGCGTCTGCGGCGTCGAAGTGCGCCGCCAGCCGCTCAATGACGATTTTTCTTTCAACTTTGACGCCTTGCTCGCCAGGGTGGACGCCAATACACGCCTTGTGTTCGTCACCACGCCCGACAATCCTTCCGGCTACTGCCCGCCGCGTGAAGACGTGGCGCAACTGGCCGAAAAACTGGCCAAAATTGCACCCGCCTGCCTGCTGGTCGTGGACGAAGCCTATATGGATTTTGCAGAAAACGAGCCGGAATCTTCCCTTCTGGCCAGCGGCCATTTGCCCGAAAACACGGCCTTTATGCGCACTTTCTCCAAAAGTTTCGGCCTTGCGGGCCTGCGCGTGGGCTACGGCATCCTGCCTCCGGCCATAGCCGACTACTGCTGGCGGGCACGTTTGCCCTTTTCCGTCAATATTCTGGCGGAAGAAGCCGCCCTGGCCGCACAGAAAGACACCACGTTCTACGCGCTGACCATGCAGACCGTACGGCAGGGGCGCAATGCCCTTACCGTTGGCCTGACGGCCCTGGGCTGCTACGTCTGGCCCAGCGCTGCAAACTTTATTCTTTTCCAGCTGCCGCAAAACACGCTGAAAGCCGAGGATTGTTTTGAGGCACTGCTCCGCCGGGGCATCATTATCCGCCCGCTCAAAAGCTACAATCTCCCCAACCATCTGCGCGTCAGCGTCGGCAATGAACAGGAAAACAGGGCCTTTCTGCTGGCCATGGACGAAATTCTTCTGGAAAACCGCCATGCCGAAGCTGATGCCGCCCCCAGGGGACACAAATGA
- the glpX gene encoding class II fructose-bisphosphatase, producing MEAPEKNLALDIVRITEAAALASARWLGRGDKEAGDGAAVDAMRISFATLHIDGLVIIGEGEKDNAPMLANGEKVGMGVGPCLDVAVDPVEGTSLLAYGRPNAISVVGVAPQGSMFNPGPSYYMQKLVVSREARDVVDLDAPVKVNLANVAKAMGKSVQDLVVFVLDKPRHEKLISEIRQAGARIQLHTDGDVAGSLMAVDPRSEVDIMMGTGGTPEGVLAACAIKGMGGQILARLDPQSYVEKEAINEAGVDAREVLTVNDLVRSDDCFFAATGISGGDFLRGVRYSSKYAVTHSLVLRGKTGTLRYVESYHNMDRLSKFSAVRY from the coding sequence GTGGAAGCACCGGAGAAAAATCTGGCCCTGGATATTGTGCGTATTACCGAGGCGGCGGCCCTGGCGTCAGCCCGCTGGCTCGGGCGCGGCGACAAGGAGGCCGGAGACGGCGCTGCCGTTGACGCCATGCGCATCAGCTTTGCCACTCTTCATATCGACGGTCTGGTGATCATCGGCGAGGGCGAAAAAGACAACGCCCCCATGCTGGCCAATGGCGAAAAAGTGGGCATGGGCGTTGGCCCCTGCCTTGATGTGGCCGTGGACCCGGTGGAAGGCACAAGCCTTCTGGCCTATGGCCGCCCCAATGCCATCTCCGTGGTGGGCGTCGCCCCCCAGGGCAGCATGTTCAACCCCGGGCCGAGCTATTACATGCAAAAGCTCGTGGTGTCCCGCGAGGCGCGCGATGTGGTCGATCTGGACGCGCCCGTCAAGGTGAACCTGGCCAACGTGGCCAAGGCCATGGGCAAGAGCGTGCAGGATCTGGTGGTCTTTGTGCTGGACAAGCCCCGGCATGAAAAACTCATCAGTGAAATCCGCCAGGCAGGCGCGCGCATTCAGCTCCACACCGACGGCGACGTGGCTGGCAGCCTTATGGCTGTGGACCCGCGCTCTGAAGTGGACATCATGATGGGCACGGGCGGCACCCCTGAAGGCGTGCTGGCCGCTTGCGCCATCAAGGGCATGGGCGGGCAGATACTGGCCCGTCTTGATCCCCAGTCCTATGTGGAAAAAGAGGCCATCAACGAGGCCGGTGTCGACGCGCGCGAAGTGCTCACCGTCAATGACCTTGTGCGCAGCGATGACTGCTTTTTTGCCGCCACCGGCATCTCCGGCGGTGATTTTTTGCGCGGCGTGCGCTACAGTTCCAAATACGCCGTGACGCATTCCCTTGTTTTACGTGGTAAAACGGGAACGTTGCGGTATGTGGAGTCGTATCATAATATGGATAGGCTCTCGAAATTCAGCGCGGTTCGGTATTGA
- a CDS encoding tetratricopeptide repeat protein gives MSNQLDYEINKELGECYLFMGDFDKAEEYYRKAANSNAQNAAPYMGLATVAVQRSELDKALVLYQKAAAVEETDKALCGIGLVLMEQGQHEGAFDYFARAMDKNPENIIALNCLVREAYQLDRVENVLPHLEDTLRTGVEAEAVRVTLAGCLIYLGRSEDARQHLETVLGANPANSNAKELFDTMAA, from the coding sequence ATGAGCAATCAACTGGATTACGAAATCAATAAAGAATTGGGCGAATGCTACCTGTTCATGGGCGATTTTGACAAGGCTGAAGAATATTACCGCAAGGCTGCCAACAGCAATGCCCAGAACGCGGCCCCCTACATGGGCCTGGCCACTGTGGCCGTGCAGCGCTCCGAGCTTGACAAGGCTCTGGTTCTGTACCAAAAGGCCGCCGCGGTTGAAGAGACCGACAAGGCCCTGTGCGGCATCGGCCTGGTTCTTATGGAACAGGGTCAGCACGAAGGCGCTTTTGACTACTTTGCCCGCGCCATGGACAAAAACCCTGAAAACATCATCGCCCTGAACTGCCTTGTGCGTGAAGCCTATCAGCTGGACCGCGTTGAAAACGTGCTGCCCCATCTGGAAGACACCCTGCGCACCGGTGTTGAAGCCGAAGCCGTTCGCGTGACCCTGGCCGGATGCCTTATCTACCTTGGCCGCAGTGAAGATGCCCGTCAGCATCTGGAAACTGTGCTTGGCGCCAACCCCGCCAACAGCAACGCCAAAGAACTTTTTGACACAATGGCCGCGTAG
- the cmk gene encoding (d)CMP kinase: MSARLPVVTLDGPAGVGKTTLARRMAESLGLAYLDTGAMFRCMALKLGPGAEKLPEDELRSRCGQWTFTLSGMGQQSTLFCNGVAVRGEVRTEQVGMLAARIATVPVVRDILRQTQRAIGENSPLVAEGRDMGTVVFPDARFKFFLDAAPEVRAMRRLRDLEERGEAAELTSLTEQIRQRDALDRNRAVAPLRPAPDALIVDTSRLDIEGVLGVMLHHINVHGGSQSLHA; this comes from the coding sequence ATGAGCGCCCGCCTGCCTGTCGTGACGCTGGACGGCCCCGCCGGGGTCGGCAAGACCACCCTGGCCCGCCGCATGGCCGAAAGCCTGGGGCTGGCCTATCTGGACACCGGCGCCATGTTTCGCTGTATGGCCCTCAAGCTGGGCCCCGGTGCGGAAAAACTCCCGGAAGACGAACTGCGCAGCCGCTGTGGGCAATGGACCTTCACCCTCAGTGGCATGGGGCAACAGTCCACCCTGTTCTGCAATGGCGTGGCCGTGCGCGGTGAAGTCCGCACCGAACAGGTGGGCATGCTGGCAGCCCGCATCGCCACAGTGCCGGTGGTGCGCGACATCCTGCGCCAGACGCAACGAGCCATTGGCGAGAACTCGCCCCTGGTGGCCGAGGGCCGCGATATGGGCACCGTGGTTTTTCCCGACGCGCGCTTCAAGTTTTTTCTGGATGCTGCCCCGGAAGTGCGCGCCATGCGGCGGCTGCGCGACCTCGAAGAACGGGGGGAAGCCGCTGAACTGACCAGCCTCACAGAACAGATACGCCAGCGTGACGCCCTTGACCGCAACCGGGCCGTGGCCCCGCTGCGCCCTGCCCCGGACGCCCTCATTGTGGATACGTCGCGCCTGGACATTGAAGGCGTTCTTGGCGTCATGCTCCACCACATCAATGTGCACGGGGGCAGCCAGAGCCTGCACGCCTGA
- a CDS encoding V4R domain-containing protein: MSTRQYAFSWDYVGNVHDGRPNLGNSARIEVYRLFQYTLRDVIEARYGTAESEEVMRESGKLAGQKFCERFVGRRERFDDFVAAAQKALLDFGIGIMRIESADYESLHFTLTMAEDLDCSGLPDKDHTVCHYDEGFLAGLLLTQTGEEFHVREIDCWCTGDRTCRFEVKPLPRQIPA, translated from the coding sequence ATGTCAACCCGGCAGTATGCGTTCAGTTGGGATTATGTCGGCAATGTTCATGACGGTCGGCCAAATCTTGGCAACAGCGCGCGCATCGAGGTGTATCGGCTGTTTCAGTACACCCTGCGTGACGTCATTGAGGCACGCTATGGTACGGCCGAATCCGAAGAAGTCATGCGTGAGAGCGGAAAGCTGGCCGGGCAGAAATTTTGCGAAAGATTTGTCGGCCGCCGTGAGCGGTTTGACGATTTTGTGGCGGCGGCGCAAAAGGCCCTGCTGGACTTTGGCATCGGCATCATGCGTATCGAAAGCGCCGACTATGAATCCTTGCATTTTACCCTGACCATGGCCGAAGATCTGGACTGCTCCGGCCTGCCGGACAAAGATCATACGGTCTGCCACTATGATGAGGGCTTTCTGGCAGGCTTGCTTCTGACCCAGACCGGCGAGGAGTTTCACGTGCGTGAAATTGATTGCTGGTGCACTGGCGACAGAACATGCCGCTTTGAGGTCAAACCGCTGCCCAGGCAGATCCCGGCCTGA
- a CDS encoding NAD+ synthase, translated as MKIALLQCNSVTGDVAGNMERILDDVRQAAAAGAELCVTPELALCGVAPGHYLCADDFAAGCRKALDHMAEVLKGGPALLVGTPVPSVYASGLLSNAAVLVHNGAWQVASRKVYQGGQGGTQGAGSDGEDSRYFDKGISCGILTLGGWRMGVVLCEDAQREEDAFWKTRYASGHNPLMELVQRGVDALIHMAAAPYTEGAQAAGEHMLSHVAARHHVHLLSVNLVGGNDSRVYNGQSLVFDPTGQLLARGKAFDEDVLLVDTARNTASGAPSGGKAPEPLCASVEEDCWRALTLGTRDFVRKCGAAKAIVGLSGGMDSSLVCCVAVEALGAENVTGVLMPSPYSSEGSVSDALGLASNLGITTVTLPIEPVMKAFAQTLAPGLDLFEARPGDTTFENLQARIRGTLLSSLANRAGALVLNTGNKSEAAMGYSTLYGDTVGALAVIGDLTKTRTYAVARWYNEHKGEQIIPQQVFDKAPSAELRPGQKDADSLPPYEELDPVLEDLLLPTTPPVTGHSSPLRLEVRQKLFAAEFKRRQEPLTLFVSRMPFGEGWQAPVAGRYRLP; from the coding sequence ATGAAAATAGCCCTTTTGCAGTGCAACAGCGTCACAGGCGATGTGGCCGGAAATATGGAACGCATACTTGACGACGTGCGGCAGGCCGCCGCAGCCGGGGCAGAGTTGTGCGTGACGCCTGAACTGGCCTTGTGCGGCGTGGCTCCGGGACACTACCTTTGCGCGGATGATTTCGCGGCGGGGTGCCGCAAGGCGCTGGATCATATGGCTGAAGTTCTCAAGGGCGGCCCGGCCCTGCTGGTGGGCACGCCCGTGCCCAGCGTGTACGCGTCGGGACTGCTTTCCAATGCCGCGGTGCTGGTTCACAATGGCGCGTGGCAGGTGGCCTCGCGCAAGGTCTACCAGGGCGGGCAGGGCGGAACACAGGGAGCCGGGTCGGATGGCGAAGACAGCCGCTATTTCGACAAGGGCATTTCCTGCGGCATTCTGACGCTGGGCGGCTGGCGCATGGGCGTTGTGCTGTGCGAAGACGCCCAGCGCGAAGAAGACGCCTTTTGGAAAACCCGCTACGCCAGCGGGCACAATCCACTTATGGAACTGGTGCAGCGCGGCGTTGACGCCCTCATCCACATGGCTGCGGCTCCGTATACAGAGGGGGCGCAGGCCGCAGGCGAGCATATGCTTTCGCACGTGGCCGCCCGGCACCATGTGCACCTTCTTTCCGTCAACCTTGTGGGCGGCAACGACAGCCGCGTGTATAACGGGCAAAGCCTGGTTTTTGATCCCACGGGGCAGCTGCTGGCACGGGGAAAGGCTTTTGACGAGGACGTGCTTCTGGTGGATACCGCCCGCAATACCGCAAGCGGCGCGCCATCGGGCGGCAAGGCTCCGGAGCCGCTGTGCGCCAGCGTTGAGGAAGACTGCTGGCGGGCGCTTACCCTGGGCACACGCGACTTTGTGCGCAAATGCGGCGCTGCAAAGGCCATTGTCGGTCTGTCGGGCGGTATGGATTCGTCCCTTGTGTGCTGCGTGGCCGTCGAGGCCCTGGGCGCGGAAAACGTCACCGGCGTGCTCATGCCCTCGCCCTACAGCAGTGAAGGCTCGGTCAGTGATGCCCTCGGTCTTGCCAGCAACCTTGGCATCACCACGGTGACGCTGCCCATTGAGCCTGTCATGAAAGCCTTTGCCCAGACGCTGGCTCCCGGCCTTGATCTTTTTGAGGCCCGCCCCGGCGACACAACCTTTGAAAACCTTCAGGCGCGCATACGTGGAACCCTGCTGTCCTCCCTGGCCAACCGCGCCGGGGCTCTTGTGCTCAATACGGGCAACAAGAGCGAGGCCGCCATGGGGTACAGCACCCTGTACGGCGACACCGTGGGGGCACTGGCCGTCATAGGCGATCTGACCAAGACGCGCACCTATGCCGTGGCGCGCTGGTATAATGAACACAAGGGAGAGCAGATCATTCCGCAGCAGGTCTTTGACAAGGCGCCCTCGGCGGAACTGCGCCCCGGCCAGAAAGATGCGGACAGCCTGCCGCCCTACGAAGAGCTTGATCCCGTGCTTGAAGATCTGCTGCTGCCCACGACGCCGCCTGTGACCGGGCATTCTTCACCCCTGCGCCTCGAGGTGCGGCAGAAGCTTTTTGCGGCCGAATTCAAACGCAGGCAGGAGCCATTGACGCTTTTTGTCAGCCGCATGCCCTTTGGCGAGGGCTGGCAGGCCCCCGTGGCCGGGCGTTACCGGCTGCCATAG
- a CDS encoding sigma-54 dependent transcriptional regulator, which yields MTTERFRLAEQASTQATPDEPRRSTHGRDAAQRAGGGGRLLIIDDERMARANLARALERGGHQSAQAGSGEEGLKLLAEQDIDVVITDIAMAGMNGMEVLKAVRSSKPDVEVIMVTGYPMIESAVEAMRLGAFHYLAKPYSLEEARILVARALEKRRLRQQVVQMRAQLEASGSVPEMVGASPAMGGLRQALMRLAPTDVAVLLQGETGTGKELAARTMHAQSQRARRRFLAINCGALSPELLESELFGHEQGAFSGAVRRKEGLFEAASGGTLFLDEIGEMPAGMQVKLLRVLQEQTLRRVGGTVDIPVDVRIIAATNRNLKEEVEAGRFRRDLYYRIAVVTQELPPLRSRVEDIPMLARFFLARLAEQGGAAPLDIDEAALDALRLYPFPGNVRELANILERAAVFCPPGGSIGLSHLSPEVSEPGQQPSTAASAAPAPTILHPSTTASAAPAAMRAGQADTASAITAAPMASATPVPPAPAPPGPQASPAPPLPLVPSAPQHEQGQDLPLVSLAEMEKQHILRALELAGDNRTLAADMLGISRSSLWRKLREYGV from the coding sequence ATGACTACGGAACGGTTCCGGCTTGCGGAACAAGCCTCCACGCAGGCAACGCCCGACGAACCCCGGCGCAGCACCCACGGGCGCGACGCTGCGCAGCGTGCCGGCGGCGGTGGACGCCTGCTGATTATTGATGATGAACGCATGGCACGCGCAAACCTCGCGCGCGCCCTGGAGCGCGGCGGGCACCAATCGGCTCAGGCTGGCAGCGGCGAAGAAGGACTGAAGCTGCTGGCAGAGCAGGATATCGACGTGGTCATCACCGATATCGCCATGGCTGGCATGAACGGCATGGAGGTGCTCAAGGCGGTGCGCTCCAGCAAGCCGGATGTGGAAGTTATCATGGTCACGGGCTACCCCATGATTGAAAGCGCCGTGGAAGCCATGCGGCTTGGGGCCTTTCATTATCTGGCAAAGCCGTATTCGCTGGAGGAGGCGCGCATACTGGTGGCGCGCGCACTGGAAAAGCGCCGACTGCGGCAGCAGGTCGTGCAAATGCGCGCCCAGCTTGAGGCCAGCGGCTCCGTGCCAGAGATGGTGGGCGCATCGCCAGCCATGGGCGGTCTGCGGCAGGCGCTCATGCGCCTGGCCCCCACGGACGTGGCCGTGCTGCTGCAGGGCGAAACGGGCACTGGCAAGGAACTGGCGGCCCGCACCATGCACGCCCAGAGCCAGCGGGCGCGGCGACGTTTTCTGGCCATCAACTGCGGCGCGCTGTCGCCAGAGCTTCTTGAAAGCGAGCTTTTCGGGCATGAGCAGGGGGCGTTTTCCGGCGCTGTGCGGCGCAAGGAAGGGCTCTTTGAGGCTGCCAGCGGCGGAACGCTCTTTCTGGACGAAATTGGCGAAATGCCCGCAGGCATGCAGGTCAAACTGCTGCGCGTGCTCCAGGAGCAGACGCTGCGCCGCGTGGGCGGCACTGTGGACATACCTGTGGACGTGCGCATCATCGCCGCCACCAACCGCAACCTCAAGGAAGAAGTGGAGGCAGGGCGTTTTCGCCGCGACCTTTACTACCGTATTGCCGTGGTGACGCAGGAACTGCCGCCCCTGCGCAGCAGGGTTGAGGACATCCCCATGCTGGCGCGCTTTTTTCTTGCGCGGCTGGCGGAGCAGGGTGGGGCTGCGCCGCTGGATATCGACGAAGCAGCCCTTGATGCGCTGCGGCTGTATCCCTTCCCCGGCAATGTGCGCGAGCTTGCCAATATTCTGGAGCGGGCGGCGGTGTTCTGCCCGCCGGGCGGCAGCATAGGGCTGTCGCACTTGTCGCCGGAAGTTTCCGAGCCGGGACAGCAGCCTTCAACGGCAGCTTCTGCCGCGCCTGCACCCACAATCCTGCACCCCTCCACAACGGCTTCTGCCGCGCCTGCCGCCATGAGGGCGGGGCAGGCGGACACTGCATCTGCCATTACCGCTGCGCCCATGGCGTCTGCGACGCCAGTGCCGCCAGCGCCAGCGCCGCCTGGGCCGCAAGCGTCGCCCGCGCCCCCTCTACCCCTGGTACCCTCTGCGCCACAGCACGAGCAGGGGCAGGATCTGCCGCTGGTTTCACTGGCAGAAATGGAAAAGCAGCACATTCTGCGCGCTCTTGAACTGGCGGGCGACAACCGCACTCTGGCTGCCGATATGCTGGGCATCAGCCGGTCGTCCCTGTGGCGCAAGCTCAGGGAATACGGCGTGTAG
- a CDS encoding sensor histidine kinase gives MLPHFSVWHTIRGKIALGTSLFLAMLLLLGGIAWYDLERIDRATRLIDMVDDLRSDVLEMRRYEKNLQLFSGRKGDLVALRSFVDLARDRATSVGQDYNAAMGRRVGDGAHHNLDLLLEGIGVYEALLNAVPTDGAALTDQGQRLSELADSAVRRMRQGIFTAVGDLRTQLLGAIAALLACGVAFAWHIGRHIMRALGAIENAARSVGAGQPLPPPPAQLEEEARHVLQTLDGMAVELEKRHALLLQEKKLASLGVLTSGVAHQLNNPLNNISVGCQLLGEDVNDARQGLRPMPTADDVTAQLNEIQAEVVRARDIVRGLLDFARDRPFTVAQHDLAGVVRRAVALVRHDMGAAVRIVEDVPAGLQLPMDAQRIQEVLINLLLNASQAMNGSGEVHISARVDESAGMAELRVRDTGKGIAPEHLGRVFDPFFSLKPVGEGTGLGLSIAFGIVGKHKGTLEAQSELGQGACFTLRLPLAARRDANVSGAES, from the coding sequence ATGCTTCCCCATTTTTCTGTCTGGCATACCATTCGCGGCAAGATCGCCCTGGGCACGAGCCTGTTTCTGGCCATGCTCCTGCTCCTGGGCGGCATAGCCTGGTACGATCTTGAACGTATCGACAGGGCGACCCGCCTCATCGACATGGTGGACGACCTGCGCAGCGATGTGCTTGAGATGCGCAGGTACGAAAAGAATCTGCAGCTTTTTTCCGGCAGAAAGGGCGATCTTGTTGCCCTGCGCAGCTTTGTGGATCTGGCGCGGGATCGGGCCACATCCGTGGGGCAGGATTATAACGCCGCCATGGGCCGCCGGGTGGGCGATGGCGCGCACCACAATCTTGACCTGCTGCTTGAAGGCATTGGCGTTTACGAAGCCCTGCTGAACGCTGTGCCCACAGACGGCGCGGCGCTGACAGATCAGGGGCAGCGCCTGAGCGAACTGGCGGATTCGGCGGTGCGGCGCATGCGCCAGGGCATCTTTACCGCCGTGGGCGACCTGCGCACCCAGCTGCTGGGGGCCATTGCGGCCCTGCTGGCCTGTGGCGTGGCCTTTGCCTGGCACATAGGCAGGCACATCATGCGCGCGCTTGGGGCCATAGAAAACGCCGCGCGCAGTGTTGGCGCAGGGCAGCCCCTGCCGCCGCCCCCGGCGCAGCTTGAGGAAGAAGCGCGCCATGTGCTCCAGACCCTCGACGGCATGGCGGTGGAGCTGGAAAAGCGGCACGCCCTGCTGCTGCAGGAAAAAAAGCTGGCTTCGCTGGGCGTGCTGACTTCGGGCGTTGCCCACCAGCTGAACAATCCCCTCAACAATATTTCTGTGGGCTGCCAGCTGCTCGGCGAGGACGTCAACGACGCCAGGCAGGGGCTGCGCCCCATGCCCACGGCCGATGACGTGACCGCGCAACTTAACGAGATTCAGGCCGAAGTTGTCCGCGCCCGCGACATTGTGCGCGGTTTGCTGGATTTTGCGCGCGACAGGCCCTTTACCGTTGCCCAGCACGATCTGGCTGGCGTGGTGCGCAGGGCTGTGGCCCTGGTGCGGCACGACATGGGCGCGGCGGTGCGCATTGTGGAGGACGTGCCTGCCGGCCTGCAGCTGCCCATGGATGCCCAGCGCATTCAGGAAGTGCTCATCAACCTGCTGCTCAATGCCAGCCAGGCCATGAACGGCAGCGGCGAGGTACACATATCCGCCCGTGTGGACGAATCTGCTGGCATGGCGGAGTTGCGCGTGCGCGACACGGGCAAGGGCATAGCGCCGGAACACCTGGGCCGGGTGTTTGATCCCTTTTTCAGCCTCAAGCCCGTGGGCGAGGGAACGGGCCTTGGCCTGTCCATAGCCTTTGGCATTGTGGGCAAGCACAAGGGAACACTGGAGGCGCAGAGCGAGCTGGGGCAGGGCGCGTGCTTTACCCTGCGGCTGCCCCTTGCGGCCCGGCGCGACGCAAACGTTTCAGGAGCAGAGTCATGA
- a CDS encoding sulfite exporter TauE/SafE family protein yields the protein MDLLSLDPTQFITLTPVSVAFLLAVGFVGGLVSGFIGSGGAFILTPGMMGLGVPGAVAVASNMCHKFPKAMVGAIKRYRFGQVDIKLGMVIAATAGIGVQIGIRIQRFILENWGQAGSDLYVSVSFVVVLVVVGSYILKDALRSSHCGKDDDESTPPLARKLQAINLPPMISFPKSGLRISLWFTLPVGIATGMLAATIAVGGFVGVPGLIYVIGVPGLIASGTELVTAFVMGLCGSVNWAMHGMIDIRLVFIILAGSLFGVQLGAIGTTYVKPIMIKYVMAAIMLIVAASRIVALPGYLSALGLIQMGPGLLYVLKVVSFITMCAGLLVGAGMILGGMWRGQQRNRKEAALGDVA from the coding sequence ATGGATCTGCTTAGTCTTGACCCAACGCAATTCATAACGCTCACGCCCGTTTCCGTGGCCTTTCTGCTGGCCGTGGGCTTTGTGGGCGGGCTTGTGAGCGGATTTATCGGCTCCGGTGGGGCCTTTATTCTCACGCCGGGCATGATGGGGCTGGGCGTGCCCGGCGCAGTGGCTGTGGCCAGCAACATGTGCCACAAATTTCCCAAGGCCATGGTGGGAGCCATCAAGCGCTACCGCTTCGGCCAGGTGGACATCAAGCTGGGCATGGTGATTGCCGCCACTGCGGGCATAGGCGTGCAGATCGGCATCCGCATCCAGCGTTTTATTCTGGAAAACTGGGGGCAGGCCGGGTCTGACCTTTACGTCAGCGTTTCCTTTGTGGTGGTGCTGGTTGTGGTGGGCAGCTATATCCTTAAAGACGCCCTGCGCTCCAGCCATTGCGGCAAGGACGATGACGAAAGCACGCCGCCGCTTGCCAGAAAGCTGCAGGCCATCAACCTGCCGCCCATGATTTCCTTTCCCAAATCCGGTTTGCGTATTTCGCTGTGGTTCACCCTGCCCGTGGGCATAGCTACGGGCATGCTGGCCGCCACCATCGCCGTGGGCGGATTTGTGGGCGTGCCGGGGCTTATCTATGTCATCGGCGTGCCCGGACTCATCGCGTCCGGCACGGAACTGGTCACGGCCTTTGTCATGGGTCTGTGCGGCTCGGTCAACTGGGCCATGCACGGCATGATAGACATCCGTCTTGTCTTCATCATCCTGGCTGGCTCCCTGTTTGGCGTGCAGCTTGGGGCCATAGGCACCACCTACGTCAAGCCCATCATGATCAAGTACGTCATGGCCGCCATCATGCTCATTGTTGCGGCAAGCCGCATTGTGGCCCTGCCGGGGTATCTCAGCGCGCTGGGACTCATCCAGATGGGGCCGGGACTTCTCTACGTACTCAAGGTCGTCAGTTTTATAACCATGTGCGCCGGTCTGCTCGTTGGCGCGGGCATGATCCTTGGCGGCATGTGGCGCGGGCAACAGCGCAATCGCAAGGAGGCTGCGCTGGGCGACGTCGCCTAG
- a CDS encoding serine/threonine protein phosphatase: protein MAARALLVGAAILCLTLSSGLPGGFFSGQALAATSHAKKPAPTPSTVYEKQPPVTDKELLNFLEMLPQFRSWAKANNEEAHPTLNNGKADFMYSPQAAAWVQQHGWDPVRFFCVMGRMAAALAIVEEGNDMTGVRSKDMPEVTESELALARRHLGTMLKVSTDVPPISR, encoded by the coding sequence ATGGCTGCACGTGCACTTCTGGTCGGAGCGGCCATCCTCTGCCTGACCCTGTCGTCCGGTTTGCCGGGCGGGTTTTTTTCCGGTCAGGCCCTGGCTGCTACCAGCCATGCAAAAAAACCGGCTCCAACCCCTTCCACTGTCTATGAAAAGCAGCCGCCGGTCACGGACAAGGAGTTGCTGAACTTTCTTGAAATGCTGCCGCAATTCCGTTCCTGGGCCAAGGCCAATAATGAAGAGGCCCACCCCACGCTGAACAACGGCAAGGCGGACTTCATGTACTCGCCGCAGGCAGCCGCCTGGGTGCAGCAGCATGGATGGGATCCGGTGCGCTTTTTCTGCGTCATGGGCCGCATGGCCGCTGCTCTGGCCATTGTTGAAGAAGGCAACGACATGACCGGCGTCCGTTCCAAAGACATGCCGGAAGTGACGGAAAGCGAACTGGCTCTGGCCAGGCGTCACCTTGGCACCATGCTGAAGGTCAGCACGGATGTGCCGCCCATAAGCCGGTAG